The Methanobacteriaceae archaeon genome has a window encoding:
- a CDS encoding Ig-like domain-containing protein, protein MSSSCAFALEDNATVSNVEINDDNSLTIDDSYLLSESDETQSVVTKDTFYNYFDAEGNLLDSVTSDELVFKGDFTGLDVNYISISKAIKLTGDNVALNNVAFVIAGDNVVIDGFNFTHSDYALFTLYGVSGVTLSNNVINFNALEGSSSYAILANTVSDLKIINNTLNYVGNTDGTTVNNAIFVTGDEDSEIAASGIVIEGNIFNIEIPSVAVGYDPLTYAPEVMSEGIVFYYCDDVKFNDNRLNVKYNKVSGDYDTIYALSVRGNPFNFISDEPIVSSNIEITNNVINVTGNNYVYAILLSAEEFVISDNVIDVVADAYYANAISIEGPSSDGDVSDNLITLKAPNAVYGIYSYQFNGAVKDVVYSNNTIAGEAYAACGMEIVETNTKITDNSIVMNGTYAFGIVSSVTKSGEISGNNILVIGTNDGENAVGDSLLSKNTFGISVKGNMAIGENYVNSTGIGINLVGGKDIFINDNEIYVDNVDDVESYAICANGVNNLNIEDNKIVFVGNTSGAAVNNAILVSGDDEDEIACTNVTFKNNDVDISLPSVAVGYDPITYEPTIASEGIVFYYCNNLTITDNRINLKYNKVSGSYDTIYVVSIRSNAYIYDFDDDFNLVYPIVSSGVVISNNNITAEGHSYVYGLYLAADNATVSDNKINVKSDDYYANGINVDALSTNGIIKNNEINVVAQKAAYGICSADYMGPIENMTYEANKIETNAYASCAIELMEENPIVSQNTIFAYGNYTYGIVISIKGEAIIVDNVVGTHGSENGTDGTGDSLLPKQSLGISIKGDASISTNTIGTSGIGIKVLNGDVDIISNEITTLGDYTIYANGSDLTIKENYLVSKKAVGVNSIISDNGFVASDNIPSIKTVIFAPGVSTVFNPNGVSLPVTVYDENGEAITNALVNVIVNGVSYTATTDSKGVANVALNLNAGNYDALITYYGNDTYGPKTVNTEITVTKLSSKIIAKSSVAVFLTTIKSGYYYNIVLKDVNGNVLANQDVNVTFNGKTSTYTTDENGTINVKLSATKAGTYTLNVAFDGGDNYAASSLTSKVVITKKATKVVAAKKTFKASTKTKKYTVVLKDASGKVISNAKVTIKVNGKTYTAVTASNGKATFKITKLTKKGTYSAVVKFAGNTYYKDSSKAVKIVVKK, encoded by the coding sequence TTGTCTTCTAGTTGTGCTTTTGCACTTGAAGATAATGCTACTGTAAGTAATGTGGAGATAAATGATGATAATAGTTTAACTATAGATGATAGTTATCTTTTATCTGAAAGTGATGAAACACAGTCTGTCGTAACTAAAGACACATTTTATAATTACTTTGATGCTGAAGGAAATTTATTAGATTCAGTTACTAGTGATGAATTGGTCTTTAAAGGCGATTTTACTGGTCTTGATGTTAATTATATAAGTATTTCTAAAGCTATCAAATTAACTGGTGATAATGTTGCATTAAATAATGTTGCTTTTGTTATCGCTGGTGATAATGTTGTAATTGATGGATTTAACTTTACTCATTCTGATTATGCATTATTTACATTATATGGTGTAAGTGGTGTAACATTATCTAATAATGTAATCAATTTCAATGCACTTGAGGGTAGTAGTTCATACGCTATTCTTGCAAACACTGTTAGTGACTTAAAAATTATTAACAACACATTAAATTACGTTGGTAACACCGATGGGACAACTGTTAATAATGCTATTTTTGTAACTGGTGATGAAGATTCGGAAATTGCAGCTAGTGGAATTGTAATTGAAGGTAATATATTCAATATTGAAATTCCTTCTGTTGCTGTTGGTTATGATCCATTAACTTATGCTCCTGAAGTAATGTCTGAAGGTATTGTATTCTATTATTGTGATGATGTAAAATTCAATGATAACCGTCTTAATGTAAAATACAATAAAGTTTCAGGTGATTATGATACTATTTACGCATTAAGTGTTAGAGGAAATCCTTTCAACTTCATATCTGATGAGCCTATTGTTTCTTCAAATATTGAAATTACTAATAATGTGATTAATGTTACTGGTAATAACTATGTATATGCAATTTTATTATCTGCTGAAGAATTTGTTATCTCAGATAATGTGATTGATGTTGTTGCTGATGCTTATTATGCAAACGCAATTTCTATTGAAGGTCCTTCATCTGATGGTGACGTAAGTGACAATTTAATAACTCTTAAAGCTCCTAATGCTGTTTATGGTATTTATTCCTACCAATTCAATGGAGCTGTTAAAGATGTCGTATACTCCAACAACACAATTGCTGGTGAAGCTTACGCTGCTTGTGGTATGGAAATTGTAGAAACAAACACCAAAATTACAGACAACTCTATTGTTATGAATGGTACTTATGCATTTGGTATCGTTTCAAGTGTAACTAAATCTGGAGAAATCAGTGGTAACAATATTCTCGTTATCGGAACTAATGATGGAGAAAATGCTGTCGGAGATTCATTATTATCTAAAAATACTTTTGGTATTTCTGTTAAAGGTAATATGGCTATTGGAGAAAATTATGTAAACTCTACTGGTATTGGTATCAACCTTGTTGGTGGAAAAGATATTTTCATAAACGATAATGAGATTTATGTTGATAATGTTGATGATGTTGAAAGTTATGCTATTTGTGCAAATGGTGTAAACAATTTAAACATTGAAGATAATAAAATAGTATTTGTTGGAAACACTTCCGGTGCTGCTGTTAATAATGCTATTCTTGTATCTGGTGATGATGAAGATGAAATAGCTTGTACTAATGTTACTTTTAAAAACAATGATGTTGATATTAGCTTACCTTCTGTAGCTGTTGGATATGACCCAATTACTTACGAACCAACTATTGCTAGTGAAGGTATTGTTTTCTATTACTGTAATAATTTAACCATTACAGACAACCGTATTAATTTAAAATACAATAAAGTTAGTGGTTCTTATGATACTATCTACGTTGTAAGTATCAGAAGTAATGCTTATATTTATGATTTCGATGATGACTTCAACTTAGTATATCCTATAGTAAGTTCAGGTGTTGTAATTTCTAATAATAACATTACTGCAGAAGGTCACTCTTATGTTTACGGTCTTTACTTAGCTGCTGATAATGCTACTGTTAGTGATAACAAAATTAATGTTAAATCTGATGACTATTATGCAAACGGAATTAATGTTGATGCTTTATCAACCAATGGAATTATTAAAAACAATGAAATTAATGTAGTTGCTCAAAAAGCAGCTTACGGAATTTGTTCTGCTGATTACATGGGTCCTATCGAAAATATGACCTATGAAGCTAATAAAATTGAAACTAATGCTTATGCTTCATGTGCAATTGAATTAATGGAAGAAAATCCTATTGTATCTCAAAATACTATTTTTGCATATGGTAATTACACATATGGAATTGTCATAAGTATCAAAGGTGAAGCAATTATTGTTGATAACGTAGTTGGTACTCATGGTAGTGAAAATGGAACTGATGGTACTGGTGATTCTTTATTACCTAAACAATCTTTAGGTATTAGTATCAAAGGAGATGCATCAATTAGCACTAACACTATTGGTACTTCTGGTATTGGTATTAAAGTTTTAAATGGTGATGTTGATATTATTTCTAATGAAATTACCACTCTTGGTGACTACACTATTTATGCTAACGGATCTGATTTAACCATCAAAGAAAACTACTTAGTATCTAAAAAAGCTGTTGGTGTTAATTCTATTATCTCAGATAACGGATTTGTAGCTTCTGATAACATTCCTTCAATCAAAACTGTTATCTTTGCTCCGGGTGTATCTACTGTATTTAATCCTAATGGAGTATCTTTACCTGTAACTGTTTATGATGAAAATGGTGAAGCTATTACTAATGCTTTAGTAAATGTAATTGTTAATGGTGTTTCTTATACTGCAACTACTGATTCTAAAGGTGTAGCTAATGTTGCACTTAATTTAAATGCAGGTAACTATGATGCTTTAATTACTTACTATGGTAACGACACCTACGGTCCTAAAACCGTTAACACAGAAATTACTGTTACAAAATTATCCAGTAAAATTATTGCAAAATCTTCTGTTGCTGTATTCTTAACTACTATAAAATCTGGTTACTACTACAACATTGTATTAAAAGATGTAAATGGTAATGTTTTAGCAAATCAAGATGTAAATGTAACCTTTAATGGTAAAACCAGTACTTACACTACTGATGAAAACGGTACTATTAACGTTAAACTCTCAGCTACTAAAGCTGGAACCTACACTTTAAACGTTGCATTTGACGGAGGCGACAACTACGCTGCTTCCAGTTTAACTTCCAAAGTTGTTATTACTAAAAAAGCAACTAAAGTAGTGGCTGCTAAAAAGACTTTCAAAGCAAGTACTAAAACTAAAAAATACACTGTTGTTTTAAAAGATGCTTCTGGTAAAGTTATTAGCAATGCAAAAGTTACCATTAAAGTAAACGGTAAAACCTACACTGCAGTAACTGCTTCTAACGGTAAGGCTACCTTTAAAATTACTAAATTAACTAAAAAAGGAACTTACTCTGCTGTAGTTAAATTTGCAGGAAACACTTATTACAAAGACAGTTCAAAAGCTGTTAAAATTGTTGTTAAAAAATAG